The proteins below are encoded in one region of uncultured Campylobacter sp.:
- a CDS encoding c-type cytochrome — protein MKEIRTLILVLFCVGILYWFIEPYAHTKLSPHTDPVNYDFAAGDTALAAHNVAAAESALAAAEKGGDETMIKNSKKALASAKEQQDKTVLFWDEINKIGLSKGDAVRGAETFTNAGCTACHGVKSANIPAPMDAASASAAYGVNPPDLSSAGYLYTDKFLAALIKDPIMALKLDQKFGDEKPFPMPGFFGAGGDLNQEIADIVAYLKSLAPSEDKLIASEAAASGIKQGTELNEAQKKFLLSKAVFEDACLRCHDVKYDKLFASSDRASLAAYMGSTPPDLSMMIRSKGANYLHEFINDTQKKLPGTSMPRVGLNENAEAKVVEYLADVGDSKKAEREATTINIMIYFLILSVFAGLWKSKIWSKLH, from the coding sequence ATGAAAGAGATAAGAACCCTAATCTTAGTGCTTTTTTGTGTGGGAATTTTATACTGGTTTATCGAGCCTTATGCTCATACTAAGCTCAGTCCGCACACCGATCCGGTAAATTATGACTTTGCAGCAGGCGATACGGCTTTAGCCGCGCATAACGTAGCCGCAGCAGAAAGCGCTTTGGCCGCAGCAGAAAAGGGCGGAGATGAGACGATGATAAAAAATTCTAAAAAAGCCCTTGCTAGTGCGAAAGAGCAACAAGACAAAACGGTGCTTTTTTGGGATGAGATAAATAAAATAGGTCTTAGCAAAGGCGATGCCGTGCGCGGCGCCGAAACCTTTACAAATGCAGGCTGCACCGCATGTCATGGAGTAAAAAGTGCAAATATCCCCGCTCCTATGGACGCAGCAAGCGCTAGTGCCGCATACGGCGTCAATCCTCCGGATCTTAGCAGTGCAGGCTATCTATACACCGATAAATTCTTAGCTGCACTCATCAAAGATCCAATCATGGCTCTTAAGCTAGATCAGAAATTTGGCGACGAAAAGCCTTTTCCGATGCCCGGGTTTTTCGGTGCAGGCGGTGATCTAAATCAAGAGATCGCCGATATCGTAGCCTATCTAAAGTCGCTCGCTCCTAGCGAGGATAAACTAATCGCCTCTGAGGCTGCTGCTAGCGGTATCAAGCAAGGCACCGAACTAAACGAAGCGCAGAAAAAATTCCTTTTAAGTAAGGCGGTTTTTGAGGATGCTTGTCTAAGATGCCACGACGTCAAATATGATAAGCTCTTTGCATCCAGCGATAGGGCTAGCCTGGCTGCGTATATGGGCTCGACGCCTCCTGATCTTTCGATGATGATCCGTTCTAAGGGCGCCAACTATCTGCACGAGTTTATCAATGATACGCAAAAGAAGCTTCCAGGCACTTCGATGCCGCGCGTAGGCTTGAACGAAAACGCTGAAGCCAAGGTCGTGGAATATCTAGCTGACGTAGGCGATAGCAAAAAAGCCGAGCGTGAAGCTACAACCATAAATATTATGATTTATTTCTTGATCCTTTCTGTTTTTGCAGGTCTTTGGAAAAGTAAAATTTGGTCGAAACTTCATTAA
- a CDS encoding FTR1 family protein, whose product MKFFKFAVLALIFPLAMLFADTDYRAEAATIKEKFAQAIKLYVDGNNSEARKITQEAYFGHFENLEAGIRINLGQKKSYDMEKQFGDIRKAIKAEKPLNEIQAMIDNLNREIDEVLPAIESGHRLVAEYQDGGDGSTSAPASGGNSAASGTTSPWMSVYTEFKTELDNAKAAFDKKDTAAIKAALNRAKFDIYRNERLEEAVRKYVSSQTDQSIQQIIGNLLREDADTDKSKFDEAINALDNLALKAVNDLPQESYSIAPQTALAQSDTSEDEGKDFTPIVQNIKDKMAKVLQLYESGKVDDAIDESGNIYFDEYEESGMENIVGAKNTQLKLDTEASFNKISALMRAGASKEQIVAAQNKLFDQLTQSLELTKKSSNWDLFLYAFIIILREGFEALIIVAAVIALLIKSGNSKHLNIVYSALGVAVVLSIATAYGLNYIFGSENAGQTREVMEGAVMLIAVVLLFYVGFWLLSNASSKKWSAYIQGQISNSLSSGDSKMLWWTVFLAVYREGAETVLFYLALLFDAKSPAATSMVAVGFVAGLAALIIVYIVIKKFSLKIAIKPFFIATSVIIFYMSVVFVGKGVMELVEGKVFVPTVIDGLPTITWIGFYPYVQSLVPQAVMIVLLIAGILILKNKQKNKS is encoded by the coding sequence ATGAAATTTTTTAAATTTGCGGTTTTAGCTCTAATTTTTCCGCTTGCTATGCTTTTTGCAGATACGGATTATCGCGCCGAAGCAGCGACGATAAAAGAGAAATTTGCTCAAGCGATCAAGCTTTATGTCGATGGCAATAATTCTGAGGCTAGAAAGATAACTCAAGAGGCGTATTTTGGGCATTTTGAAAATCTAGAAGCTGGTATCCGCATAAATTTGGGACAGAAAAAATCCTACGATATGGAGAAGCAATTCGGCGATATCCGTAAAGCGATCAAAGCCGAAAAGCCTCTAAATGAGATCCAAGCTATGATCGATAATCTAAATCGCGAGATTGATGAGGTTCTGCCTGCGATCGAATCTGGTCATCGTCTCGTAGCCGAGTATCAAGACGGAGGCGACGGCAGCACTTCTGCGCCAGCCTCAGGCGGGAATTCCGCAGCATCCGGTACAACTTCGCCTTGGATGAGCGTCTATACGGAATTTAAAACCGAGCTGGATAATGCTAAAGCTGCGTTTGATAAAAAAGACACTGCTGCGATAAAAGCTGCGCTAAATCGCGCTAAATTTGATATCTATCGCAACGAACGTCTAGAGGAGGCAGTGCGAAAATATGTCTCATCTCAGACCGATCAATCAATCCAGCAAATTATCGGAAATCTCTTGCGCGAGGATGCAGATACGGACAAATCAAAATTTGACGAAGCGATAAACGCCCTAGATAATCTAGCATTAAAAGCCGTAAATGATTTGCCGCAAGAAAGCTACTCCATAGCACCGCAGACTGCGTTAGCACAAAGCGATACTAGTGAGGATGAGGGCAAGGATTTTACGCCGATCGTGCAAAATATCAAAGACAAAATGGCTAAGGTTTTGCAGCTTTACGAGAGCGGCAAGGTTGATGACGCGATCGACGAGAGCGGCAATATCTACTTTGATGAATACGAAGAGAGCGGTATGGAAAATATCGTCGGTGCTAAAAATACTCAGCTTAAGCTAGATACAGAAGCAAGTTTTAATAAAATTTCAGCTCTTATGCGCGCGGGCGCTTCCAAAGAGCAGATCGTAGCGGCGCAAAACAAGCTATTTGATCAGCTTACCCAAAGCCTAGAGCTAACGAAGAAATCAAGCAACTGGGATCTATTCTTATACGCGTTTATCATCATCTTGCGCGAAGGATTTGAAGCGCTCATCATCGTAGCCGCAGTCATCGCTCTACTTATAAAATCCGGCAACTCAAAGCACCTAAATATCGTTTACAGCGCTCTTGGCGTCGCAGTTGTGCTAAGTATCGCTACGGCTTACGGGCTGAATTATATCTTCGGTAGCGAAAATGCAGGGCAAACGCGCGAAGTGATGGAGGGCGCGGTGATGTTAATCGCCGTGGTGCTGTTATTTTACGTGGGCTTTTGGCTTCTTTCAAATGCAAGCTCCAAAAAGTGGAGCGCCTATATCCAAGGTCAAATTTCAAACAGCCTAAGCTCTGGCGATAGCAAGATGCTTTGGTGGACGGTGTTTTTAGCGGTTTATCGCGAGGGCGCAGAGACGGTGCTATTTTATCTGGCACTACTTTTCGATGCTAAAAGTCCGGCAGCTACTAGCATGGTAGCAGTAGGCTTCGTAGCGGGTCTGGCGGCTCTTATTATAGTTTATATCGTCATCAAAAAATTCTCGCTTAAAATCGCTATCAAGCCATTTTTCATTGCTACATCGGTCATCATATTTTATATGTCCGTCGTATTTGTGGGTAAGGGCGTGATGGAGCTAGTCGAGGGCAAGGTATTCGTGCCTACGGTGATAGACGGGCTTCCTACGATTACGTGGATCGGATTTTATCCTTATGTCCAGAGCCTAGTGCCGCAAGCGGTGATGATCGTGCTTCTAATCGCAGGAATTTTAATCTTAAAAAACAAGCAAAAAAACAAATCTTAA
- a CDS encoding iron transporter, whose translation MKKIFSGMLALSLASVIAMAGEHPIGEPIEQNGMEIAAVYLQPIDMEPKGIDLAPSKADIHLEADIHAIKGNANGFGEGEWIPYLKIAYVLKNLDTGKIQKGNFMPMVASDGPHYGANIKMVNGVGNYELTYNIENPSANGFGRHADKATGVGKWWEPFSVKYTFQYTGAPKE comes from the coding sequence ATGAAAAAGATTTTTTCAGGTATGTTGGCGCTAAGCTTAGCCTCTGTTATAGCAATGGCAGGAGAGCATCCGATCGGCGAGCCGATTGAGCAAAATGGAATGGAGATCGCTGCTGTGTATCTTCAGCCTATCGATATGGAGCCTAAAGGCATCGATCTAGCTCCTAGCAAGGCGGACATCCACCTTGAGGCGGATATCCACGCTATCAAAGGCAACGCAAACGGATTTGGCGAGGGCGAGTGGATCCCTTACCTAAAGATCGCTTACGTGCTTAAAAACCTAGATACAGGTAAGATTCAAAAGGGAAATTTCATGCCGATGGTAGCTAGCGACGGCCCTCACTACGGTGCTAATATCAAGATGGTAAACGGTGTAGGCAACTACGAGCTAACCTATAACATCGAAAATCCAAGCGCCAACGGATTTGGCCGCCACGCAGACAAAGCGACCGGCGTAGGCAAATGGTGGGAGCCGTTCTCGGTTAAATACACCTTCCAATACACAGGCGCTCCTAAAGAGTAA